A genomic window from Coccinella septempunctata chromosome 9, icCocSept1.1, whole genome shotgun sequence includes:
- the LOC123320693 gene encoding uncharacterized protein LOC123320693 — protein sequence MSNSFYNVFGISLLLTLSHQVPQIFHEISTCKVSVETPHGTEEYVVPSYIIAQNGDLRVNVTLCNENIYLPGDQFTFSTVHLYNKTSKLSLYDSSAPKPYQATHTVDGILINLQNEIKCTEDENYSFFIQMGKFNSKIPRVNLEDDCVIGIEMASPDYHPPCMQHVSGKWFIDMSPLRRKPPITINHEGKTFKISVCGPIQECSQQAGCQMEGNERTIFGTLENLKVKFDDSSNMLTVFSKTNKPKKTMTLTVKCNWNVPKFSRAKLPNPKVSNDITNYKFEVQSSYGCVKMPKSCVLTEENKHLTFDLRGLTPSSGSAVSNTARDIRLSICDDLKLTGSGKNNCHSEKSQVCEIRNGYINRGSIPHFQVHENGIEASFRDGHECNENETFATTIDFRCSFVDTGPVFRSEEGCLTKLSWETPRACPKLEIKQKSCVLSSFYGRLNLTELYSSEDYVTQISANQRLVYNICGRLKTNCSKSDGVSACLMDGNQEKIVGWNEPTLSFINGKIQLKYSGEKCGRQLKPYTFTINLICSFGTIDSRVTKVDECTFEAWISTTSACLKSWEIKSCIFEAENYRYDLSPLIRRDESYQIKDGRNNDITYYLNLCAPVIPKENLLFFPNNMVYMSNSSIPSILHKFTSLGGISNPEVRDGKLVVEAKGDACGDGDKVHTSTIFFECSTEEGSPTVLKTEECNVDFLWRTKFACLTMKKGGTCSFIAGNSSVQVPGDPMEVKIDNENTYQFSLCLDQYRWCRRDGSCLTGGLSRNARIQNGVVYVQYTLDQSVGSPLRTVSVAVECDPYKRQDFSNGYRRGDHFDINVKTRMSCQNGNKATRDADKPESKTEADTLQEENKSEPLSPEPEEQTVPEVKKVDQSHEVDVGEKPTPKKNESFNSTWKKVEIEYKPSTPVENLDNQTVELTKVHEKTEVVQSVANPCDILRVKGRTINLTDLESEEFKVGQDIFIVNFDGSSSKCRGRICKNGGNLLDFIEKCPDVSYEDQRVVLNYLTAGHCVSNGSGSSDGRVVEVSLGCNKDKTVVEGSEANCKVTISYNSPKICVSSNSSSSFITIVVVIILLVSFVICLIIFILNKKNYFKKCSYDRVSEDCLVVHSKML from the exons ATGTCGAATTCATTTTATAATGTTTTTGGAATATCCCTCCTCCTCACGTTGTCTCACCAGGTTCCACAAATTTTCCACGAGATAAGTACGTGTAAAGTATCAGTTGAAACTCCCCATGGAACTGAAGAGTATGTGGTGCCTTCTTATATAATTGCCCAGAACGGAGATCTTCGAGTGAATGTTACCCtgtgtaatgaaaatatttatttaccgGGTGATCAATTCACCTTTTCAACAGTGCACTTGTATAATAAAACCTCTAAACTGTCTTTATATGATAGCAGTGCACCGAAGCCTTATCAAGCAACACATACTGTAGATGGCATTTTAATCAATTTACAAAACGAAATCAAATGTACTGAAGATGAAAATTACTCATTTTTTATCCAAATGGGAAAATTTAATTCAAAG ATACCTCGTGTCAACCTGGAAGATGATTGTGTAATTGGAATAGAAATGGCAAGCCCAGATTATCATCCTCCTTGTATGCAACATGTCAGTGGTAAATGGTTTATAGACATGTCTCCATTGCGTCGTAAACCACCAATCACCATAAATCATGAgggaaaaactttcaaaatttctGTGTGTGGTCCAATACAAGAGTGTAGTCAACAAGCAGGTTGCCAAATGGAAGGAAATGAACGTACAATTTTTGGtacattagaaaatttaaaAGTGAAATTTGATGATTCAAGCAACATGCTTACTGTATTTTCAAAAACCAACAAG CCAAAAAAAACCATGACCTTGACTGTCAAATGCAACTGGAATGTACCGAAATTTTCTAGAGCCAAATTGCCAAATCCCAAAGTCTCAAATGACATCACAAATTATAAATTCGAAGTGCAGTCATCTTATGGATGTGTGAAAATGCCAAAGAGTTGTGTATTAACAGAGGAAAATAAACATCTGACTTTCGATCTTAGGGGATTGACACCGAGCAGTGGATCAGCTGTATCCAATACTGCTAGGGATATAAGGCTGAGTATTTGTGACGATTTGAAGTTGACTGGGTCGGGAAAAAACAACTGTCATTCGGAGAAATCACAAGTCTGTGAAATAAGGAACGGATACATAAATAGAG GAAGTATCCCACATTTTCAAGTACACGAAAACGGGATAGAAGCATCCTTTCGGGATGGCCACGAATGCAACGAGAATGAAACGTTTGCCACTACCATCGATTTTAGGTGTTCTTTCGTAGACACCGGACCTGTGTTCAGGTCGGAAGAAGGATGTTTGACCAAATTATCGTGGGAAACTCCGAGGGCATGTCCGAAGTTGGAGATAAAGCAAAAAAGTTGTGTATTATCGTCTTTTTATGGTAGGTTGAACTTGACCGAGCTATACAGCAGCGAAGATTACGTCACGCAAATTTCTGCGAATCAGAGGCTGGTTTACAACATTTGCGGTAGACTCAAAACCAATTGTTCGAAATCTGACGGTGTGTCAGCCTGTTTGATGGACGGTAATCAAGAGAAAATTGTTGGCTGGAACGAACCGACTTTATCGTTCATCAACGGTAAAATCCAACTGAAATACAGCGGAGAAAAATGTGGCAGGCAGCTAAAACCGTATACATTTACCATAAACCTTATTTGTAGTTTTGGTACCATCGATTCTCGAGTAACCAAAGTCGACGAATGCACTTTCGAAGCCTGGATCTCGACCACGTCTGCCTGTTTGAAATCGTGGGAGATAAAAAGCTGCATTTTCGAAGCCGAAAACTACAGATACGACCTCAGTCCTTTGATCCGAAGAGACGAGAGTTACCAAATCAAGGACGGTAGAAATAATGACATCACGTATTACTTGAACTTGTGCGCTCCAGTTATACCCAAGGAAAACTTGTTATTCTTCCCGAACAATATGGTGTATATGAGTAACTCCTCAATCCCTTCGATTCTACACAA GTTCACTTCTTTGGGAGGCATATCGAATCCAGAGGTTCGGGATGGTAAATTGGTCGTGGAAGCCAAGGGAGATGCCTGTGGTGACGGAGATAAAGTTCACACCAGTACGATATTTTTCGAGTGTTCGACTGAGGAAGGATCACCGACAGTTCTCAAAACCGAGGAATGCAATGTCGATTTCCTGTGGAGGACCAAGTTCGCCTGTCTGACCATGAAAAAAGGAGGGACTTGTTCTTTTATCGCAG GAAATAGCAGCGTTCAGGTACCGGGGGACCCTATGGAGGTGAAGATCGACAACGAGAACACCTACCAGTTCAGTTTGTGCCTGGATCAGTATCGGTGGTGCAGGAGGGACGGATCTTGCCTGACCGGGGGGTTATCTCGAAATGCTCGAATCCAGAACGGTGTGGTTTACGTCCAGTACACCCTGGATCAGTCTGTTGGTTCACCGCTAAGAACTGTCAGTGTGGCAGTCGAGTGCGACCCTTATAAACGGCAGGATTTCTCCAACGGATACAGGAGGGGTGATCATTTTGACATTAACGTGAAAACTAGGATGTCCTGTCAGAACG GAAACAAGGCCACTAGGGATGCCGATAAACCTGAATCCAAAACTGAGGCAGATACGTTACAAGAAGAAAATAAAAGTGAGCCATTGAGTCCGGAACCCGAGGAACAGACCGTTCCAGAAGTGAAAAAAGTCGATCAGAGTCACGAAGTGGACGTTGGGGAAAAACCAACACCAAAGAAGAACGAATCGTTCAATTCTACGTGGAAAAAAGTAGAAATCGAATACAAACCGTCTACCCCGGTTGAGAATCTCGACAACCAAACAGTGGAGCTTACCAAAGTCCACGAGAAGACTGAAGTTGTACAGAGCGTTGCGAATCCTTGTGACATCCTGCGTGTGAAAGGAAGAACCATAAATTTGACAGATCTGGAATCGGAGGAATTCAAGGTTGGCCAAGATATCTTCATCGTTAACTTCGATGGCAGCTCCTCGAAATGCAGAGGTCGGATATGTAAGAACGGTGGAAATTTGTTGGATTTCATCGAGAAATGCCCCGATGTTTCTTATGAGGACCAGCGTGTCGTTCTGAATTATTTAACTGCTGGACATTGCGTTTCTAATGGTTCAG GTTCCTCAGATGGAAGAGTTGTGGAAGTTTCGCTGGGATGTAACAAGGATAAAACTGTTGTAGAAGGATCTGAAGCGAACTGTAAAGTAACGATAAGTTATAATTCACCAAAGATATGTGTTTCTTCGAACTCGTCTAGTAGTTTCATCACTATTGTAGTTGTGATCATTTTGCTTGTTAGTTTTGTAATATGTTTGATTATTTTTATCCTCAACAAGAAGAATTATTTCAAGAAATGTTCCTATGACAGGGTGAGCGAAGACTGTTTAGTCGTTCATTCTAAAATGCTTTAA
- the LOC123320747 gene encoding actin-related protein 2/3 complex subunit 4: MSATLKPYLTAVRHTLTAAMCLKDFSSQRVERHNKPEVEVRSNKELLLTPVVISRNEKEKVLIESSINSVRISIAVKQADEIEKILCKKFMRFMMMRAENFIVLRRKPVEGYDISFLITNFHTEQMYKHKLVDFVIHFMEEIDKEISEMKLAVNARARIVSEEFLKRF; encoded by the coding sequence ATGTCTGCAACTTTGAAGCCTTATTTGACCGCAGTTAGACACACCCTAACTGCCGCTATGTGTCTCAAAGATTTTTCATCTCAAAGGGTAGAAAGGCATAACAAACCAGAAGTTGAGGTGAGATCCAACAAGGAACTGCTACTTACACCAGTCGTCATTTCGAGAAACGaaaaggaaaaagtattgatcgAGTCATCCATCAACTCTGTCAGAATAAGCATCGCTGTTAAACAAGCCGATGAGATCGAGAAGATACTCTGTAAGAAGTTCATGAGATTCATGATGATGAGGGCCGAGAACTTTATCGTATTGAGGAGAAAACCCGTAGAAGGATATGACATAAGCTTCTTAATCACGAATTTCCACACCGAACAGATGTACAAACATAAATTGGTCGATTTTGTCATCCACTTCATGGAGGAAATCGACAAGGAAATATCCGAGATGAAATTAGCTGTGAATGCTAGAGCTCGAATTGTATCGGAAGAATTCCTGAAGAGATTTTAA